The Helianthus annuus cultivar XRQ/B chromosome 11, HanXRQr2.0-SUNRISE, whole genome shotgun sequence region CCTTGTTCTTCCTCGGAATCTTCTTCGTCGTCACCGTTGTATCGCATTGGGTGAATCGCCCAAGCATGCTCAACCAAATCCGCCTTCAACGTGTTATGTATTTCCTTAGATCACAATAGTTGAGCATTTGCGAGTCTCTCTTCCATTGTTTTTTGGGTTCCTTCGACTAAATCTTCCGGAATATAGTTTTGGCATATCCCTCTTCCATCATCCTCTATGATCATATTATGCAAAATGATGCAAGCATACATGGTCATTCGTATTATATCCATATGCCACATGCGACAAGGATTTCTGATAAAATGTCATCGTTGCtgtagaaccccaaaacacctctCGATATCCTTTCTCGAAGACTCTTGTAATTTTTTGAAATACTTTTTTTTTCTCATCGAACGTTTCAGAAAACGTTTTAACAATAATCGAATACTCCGGGTATAAACCATCGCCCAAATAGTAGCCATGCTCGTAGTCGTTCCTGTTCGCATGAAAACCGGTCTTTGGTATAGTTCCATAAATGTAGCTCTCTAATAATGGTGAAGCCTCTAACGTATTAATATCGTTAAAACACCCGGCTACACCAAAGaaggccgaccaaacccaaaggtcgtatGACGCAGCAGCTTGTAATACCAAAGTTGGCCCTTTTTGATCACCCCGTGtatgttgacctcgccatgcggttggacaattataccaacgccattgacgacaatccaagctaccaatcatgcCGGGAATTCCATGCTTTTCTAGATGCACCTCATATATTTGTTGAAGGTCGTTCTAAGTGGGATTTCTCAAATAACGTTTTCCATATAAATggcatatacctaaaatataatttaatatataaaagtttTACTAATAagctactaaaaataaatatataaaagtaaataaaaaaaagtcaATAAAAAATATCATAGCAAAAATGTTCCAAGCAATCTCGAGTTATGCGTAAGGCGGATGTGACCTTTTGAATTGAGGTGAAGCCTAAATATACTTGCGCGTAATGCGCAAAAATAACCTTTGACTCCTCCGAAAACGCCGTCTAAAAACATTGGGTCCGTGAACCGGCGTCGCatcaaaatagtctttcatcaaacgctcgtTCGCGACTTCATGATCTCGCAAGATATAGGTGCTCCGCAAGATGGGTCGTGGAGGGGGAGTAGGCCGAACGTGCTCAAATGCTTGTATCACAAAAGTACATGCACTCGTAACTGCTTCTTCCTCCTCCGCGTCTTCTTCGAGTGAAAAAAATCTTCGGTAAATATCGGTGAAGGAGTCTTCCGACGGGGAACCCATTTTTTTTAATAGGGTGGGAGTAACttcaacactttttaaaaaaatatatagagaAGGAGAGAATAGTTGAGTATGaattgtaaaaaaaatgaaagagTTGGGAGTTATTTATAgagtgaaataaaaaaaaatgaattttttttaagATTATGACCGTTGTAAcggttaaatattaaaaaaaaaaaaaaccatcgcGCCGCTATAGAGGTCGCGCCCCACCTCAAATTCACCTTCATACCGCCCCTTGTGGCGGTGTTCTTGGGCGCTTTTGGGCGCTATGGCAGGACATACCGCCCCACTACACACTATCTTAGTATGAGGTAtacttaggtgctgtttgttttttcagatgtaaaatgtctgtagtctgcggaccacatctgcaggcatctgcaagAGAAGATGTGgcccaaatgtctgcagtctgcaaggagaagagggtttgtttttttttcttcaaaaacaacttcacacacacacaacacacacacaagagttttctctgctctctctctctacaaacactctctctctctctacaaccaccaccaccttcaccaccaccatcacaatcGTCCGCCACCACTCCTCCACcgtccacctgccaccaccacaaccaacaaCCACCGCAAACCCTAGCCCCCACTCCAAGAACCCACCGCAAACCCTAGCCCCCTGTCTCCTGCCGcgaaaccaccaccaccgccgtcaGATCGAACCACCGCCGTCatcgttctctctctctctgtctcctTCCGTCATCGTTCAAACCCTAGCCCCCTGTAACAAACCCTAGACCGTCATCATTCGCAGACTACAAACGAGCAATAGATCGGAACCACCGTCACGGaaccacctctctctctctctctcgcagctctctctctctctctctcacagctctctctctctctctcagatctctctctctacggtctctctccctcacagctctctctctctctctctctctctcacacagatctctctctctctctgcggtggtggtggcggaggtggtggtggtggcggaggtggtggtggcaggaagaagaagaagaagggttGGTGGTGTGTGAAGATGTGTGTGAAGATCTTGAAGCAATATTCCATAGCTTTTTTTAAGCAAATAAAGACCCCTTTCAGGtcttcttttttttaaaaaacaaacagtctttaACCACTTATGTCTGCCCGCCCGCAGACATAAGCCCTTTGAAGACACTTTAAGCAAAAACAAACACAACCTTAATATTTATTGGTGTAATTTATGAGTAGGAGTAGCAATAAAACTTTTAGAGTTTGATACATGTTTTCCCGTGCCTAAACTACCACCACTCATATGAATGGTTGATGTTTGTTTATTCATTCATTCGTGTTAATTCAATTAATTTTACTCGAGTAAACGAATGAATATGAACACTTAAAttaatatgtttttttatttgtgtttATTAATTAAGAAAAACATATGTCCGTGCTTATGATCTCATGTTTCCTTCTTAATACACAAATGAAAGGGCATCAACTAAAAGTAAATATTAATATCCAACTAAAGTaaaaatactaatcaaatccaaGATTTCAAATTTAAACAAAGTTAGAGTTTAAATACCATTAGATAATTCAAAAATTAAGTTAATACAAGATTTAAAACACCATCTTCAAATTACCATCAACATAAAAAAATGGGCTAAACAAAGGGTTTAAAAGTATGAAAATCAAATTGATTTTAAATTACTATTAGTAACAAATAAATATGAACAAATATTTGaatctaatctaacttataataaaagactccaaataatgacacatgtcattctctccttcaacctcataaattttatttatatatgtttaatgaatttcttttaataataatattaattaataaccaatatatagatatcacttatttttagggaaaagatcaaataggaagttaattttcgctagaaaggataggaagccataggattatgacatgtggcaaattttaaaataaagagaaagggtattttagtcaatccaactccttcttcttcctttttcaaaaccagtaacttcaaaacccaccattttcaaaacccaccatcttcaactatttcttcactttctatctcaataatcactacattatagtgcgattttcatcaccaatcaatgattcaaaacccgatcaacgtgttcttcagctttttttgaagaaaccccagtttaatttcataaaaaaatctcattttttctggtgattttggagataatcactcgatttgtTTGATTCgacgttgataagtgtttctatcattcaaatttcgtcaattgatgaagaaatcgacttcgatccatgtaagaaattctttaatttcattttcacgatctgggtttttgattcagtcattgcgttttacgatctttgcgggggtccgggggtggcagcccctggtagcggggtcccaggggcagCAGCCAATtcagacagtaattcgtagacaattcagacagttcacagtgacagacagttttatgtgtccattgcgttttagaaataagagagttttatgtggtttctggctattgcgttttagaaaaaacacatttttaagtgtttttagtcattgcgttttaggtaaaaacacatttttaggtgttttcagtccattgcgttttagaatgagtcatttttaagtgttttctggccattgcgttttacatataagacatttctttgtgtttttggtgcattgcgttttaggtaaaacacttttttatgtgttttcagtccattgcgttttagaaaacaaacattttaagtgttttctggccattgcgttttacaaataagacatttctttgtgtttttagtgcattgcgttttaggtaaaacacatttttatgtgtttcctggccattgcgttttacaaataagatatttctgtgtgttttctggccattgcgttttacaaataattcatttctttgtgtttttggtgcattgcgttttagaaaaatgtcattttttaggttttttttttcaattgcgttttacgtaactggtggtttttctattgcgttttatgcAACTgggtttgaattttttttttaaatatagcaatagtatactcgttttaaagataaaaaaacgctcgtttttttggtgcaatttttataaaaaaaaataatgtcgtatgaaagagttattaacgtttaaaaaaggggggggggaattggaggagagagaaactattggcttggattgactagaatgcccttgataaactcacgcgcctctttttttcctttcaatttccctgatttaatcttagcccttgattaacttaatggatggtcaagatcattTCCTAGctttcctagccaaataaacttcctattgtatctccacccctTATTTTTATCGTTATCTTTatcaaaaattaataaataacttcaattttgcaatttcgaccctttgttttttttttttacttttaacacaaagtttttcatcttttgcaatttaatcccaactcctttttattttcaattttggtccaccatacttttcatttttcccaagtttttcattttgttctaaattttatgagttaacgcaccgcaacgtgcgtgtggtattcaacattttttcgtatatttgtttcccgtttgactggcccgtcgcgtcacatctatttttctgcgtttaACAAGTTCATCCAACAAGCGGGTCCTGGATGgaattagttatttttttctatgttttacgtttcgttttaatttctcagcaacaaGCGTGCAtgattcaaagattttatgtcacaccctgtcttttgcggaagcgtatgatgtgtgactagcttgttatcattgcatttgatcataataaacaactacatgattaaaatgatgttcatccatttagaaattttgaatattacaaacacttgtcatttaagttttTAAACACAACCTTcgtctaggttacaattcaacaaaagtggatgacatctaagcttgtagtctacttctagttacgacacttgcgcccaagatccaacctgtcacctgaaatacatgtaaattttggaaaacatcaacataaagttgagcgagttcatgcgttttgcataccatgtatgaaaacatggtatgtatcttgtttaaataaagtattcttgtataattcaagttttcttgtgtacgcCACGTAcaaattgaatgtttgtacaaggacattaaggcatgtgaggacatatggagcattagtgttggctcctttaaggcatgtgagaacatatggagcattagtgttggctcctttaaggcatgtgaaaacatatggagcattagtgttgacTCCTTTattgtgtcgattaccctcgactgtgtcgattaacctcgactgtgtcgatttccctcgactgtgtcgattaacctcgactgtgtcaattacccccgactgggactccgaagcactactaggtactagttttgaccatgagtggggttcggccgtacccgttagatccaACCCTTGTccctaattaatgaatgtttttaatggcttagtattagttttcaccaagactttatggtatttttagtattaagtctatgctcacatgatctagtattttctaggcatttcttaaagcacatcatactcggttctcgttctcaccaagtgtgcttctcgtatttttgtattctcaatttgtattgcactcggtacttgttctcaccaagagtgcttcttgtatttttaccacttgtaaaaattgtaatatttgtaacatgtatttcacccccgagagttataaaaccaaaaacagttagagaaaagggggagcgtgaactcacaactttgcgttcctgcgtcgtaaacttcaccggatttgcttatctagcgccgtgacctaaacgtgttttattaacgttagtcactagacttgtctcgcacaagtacaagtcactatcttttgtgtacgtattcttgtgttaaaaataagttatatttttaactaagtgtcttacttatattattttctcaaaaataaatataagtattttgtattttgcactttgcacctgaattatgtattttgtctaaatatgttgtatgtgtatttgcaagtcctaatatacTAGCACGTATTATACATACCACATACATTTAGCACAAAGTTTAGTAATcaacgaatatatatatatatatatatatatatatatatatatattttccctcagataacatactcgacatttagacacgcaaattacaacttatgtcatttcaacttaaatatccaaaactggctgttttcgagcattttaataaaatagttaacttattccaaaaatttccaaatttttacagaatatcttaaacgatccaaatattattgtttaaaaatatcggggtccagttcattgccaatattttataaaaaatcattttccggactgcaatcagattcattattttctgactgcagcccgcggaataattcactaaaaattcattgtgagtcggattgacgaaatttcagtgggacaattactacgacattagtatccatctacagtaccagtttcatgatctaactctacacagaactcaagttatgataGAAAACAGAACGtatattttcagcagaaaaatgcagctctagctgctgttacaggatgacactttaaaaatagtaaacgaagtccaaaaattatgattcaaatgccattagaaccgtatttcataatacgtAAATCTAGGCtttagaaaatacatttttcgttttgttaaggtcctgttacagccagttaaagtcgGCTGAAAATACAACTCAGCATGCTGTTTTTAGTTTAAAGGTTGCTAAAACGCACGCATACGATCACCATTTGTCCTAATAACAATTTATATCGTAACATATATTATTTACAGCAGATTAGTGTTTGTATTACTCAGATTTATCATGTTTTACAcatatatcttctctttatccaccctttaacacttatgttcaagactttagatTTGGTTTATTAGTGTTTCATAACTTTTAACCATTCAATCATCTATTATCCATCaaaaacaagaacaagatgatgttttagagtacttactactagcacaaggctaggggagttcaagagggtaaatgaagtggataaaagcaaatgaagaaggtccttcaagatccgcttGCACCGAGCTTCGTTATTGACCTTCTTACACCTTAATATCACCTTAGAATGGATTGAAAAtgaaagtgtgtgtgtgtgtagttgAGGCCGTAGCCAAGGAAGGAGGATGGAGAGAGTTCTTGGTGTTGAGTGGTGAATGAAATGAAGACATGAGCTTTATGTGTAATTTTATAACCCATGTTCTAGTATTAACCCAAGTGTAATATGCTCCTAAAGGACCAACAAGATCAACTAAATATCAAACAAATCAAGGGTGGGCCACCCTTGTCTATAACCGttcatgggggggggggttggtttggTTTGATTTCAATTGTAAGTTGCATGATCTAGTTAGGTTTTAATGGTACTAATTGGGTGTTTTTATGTATTTAGTATTTATGAGATGTAATATGACGTttggtgaccataactagcttggtaatgttaaaataAGGCCTCTAATAATATTTTGATGtcccgggtagtgtccggttgttcggttagatactggttcgttaaagtgctaaattgcaccgtttaatGTCTTTCAAGTGCCCTTTGTAACCCTTTTAActcccgacacttagggaagtattctgaATAATAAAACGAAATTTCTGCATGATATTCATATGTTTAAATGCTGATTTGAGCTGAATTTATTAatattctgcacttaaagtgcatTTCGGGTGCTATTTAGTGCGTAATTTAGCTTCCGGAATGCCTATATtaaaacccttgtatgtactcttgggttttaatgcattcttgacgttggacctacacc contains the following coding sequences:
- the LOC110888276 gene encoding acidic leucine-rich nuclear phosphoprotein 32 family member B-like, with translation MGSPSEDSFTDIYRRFFSLEEDAEEEEAVTSASGCFNDINTLEASPLLESYIYGTIPKTGFHANRNDYEHGYYLGDGLYPEYSIIVKTFSETFDEKKKADLVEHAWAIHPMRYNGDDEEDSEEEQGEEFEDGNFEDVGLDAGENEEEEGENDSEDGE